In the genome of Paenibacillus pabuli, the window ACCGTACAGGTCGTACGGGCCGCGCCGGGAAAACAGGTAAAGCCTTTACTTTGGTTACCCCGAAGGATGGCAGACGTCTGGCCGAGATCGAATCGTATATCGGATTTGAAATCCCTGTCGTTAAAGCTCCTTCCGAGGATGCTGTAGACCGTCGCCGGGAAGAGTTCGAGAAGCGTTTGAAGATCGTGCCTGAACGCAAAAAGGACAAGCGTGAACAGTTGAACCAGCAGATCATAAAGCTGAACTTCAACGGAGGCAAGAAAAAGAAACTCCGTGCGGTAGACTTTGTGGGCACCATCGCCAAGATTGAAGGCGTCACGGCAGACGACATCGGGATTATTACTATTCTGGACAATGTAACCGATGTGGAAATTTTGAATGGCAAAGGCCCACTCGTGCTTGAGGTTATGCAGAATACAACAATCAAACGCATGCAGCTCAAGGTTCGCAAAGGAAAAAAATAAGATGTGCAGCATCAACAAATCCGAATAGAATTCGCAGCAAACAGACTGGTGAGTCTTTGGACTTCCGGTCTGTTTTGTTTTTAATGGGATGCTACATATCCAAGTCAAAAGCCAAAGATGCCAAAAGCCACGCATAATGCAGGTAGCTTCCTCGCTATCGCCGCTATATTCCAGACAAAGTTCCATTTGTTCATCAGGGTACACATTGTTCACTTGTACAGAAATTCATTTTAATTACACTGAATATGTAATCGCTTCACCAAGGACCGATATTAGGAGGTGTGTGTAATGGGCAACAGGAAAGCAGTCTGGGTTCTGGTCTTCGCGCTGATGTTAACCATGTTTGGCCTTCATCCCGAACCGACCAGCGCGGCAAGCGTGACCATCACCAACGGCACCGATTGGCTGGATACCGCAGGCAACCCCATTCAGGCCAACAGTGGAAACATTCTGAAAGTCGGCAGCACGTATTATTGGTACGGTGAGCATGCGGTCAGCGGCAAGTTTGACAGTGTCAACGTCTATACTTCAACCGATTTGAAGAACTGGACGTTCAGCAATGCCATCCTCACCAAGGATTCGGCCACCGAGCTGGCCTCCAGTAAAATTGAACGTCCCAAAGTCATCTACAACGCCTCCACGAAGCAGTATGTGTTATGGGCGCATTACGAGAACGGAACAGATTACAATCTGGGGCGGGTCGCGGTAGCGACCAGCAGCACACCAAACGGCAAATTCACGTATGAGGGAAGTTTCCGGCCGCTGGATTACGAGTCACGCGACATGACTGTTTTTGTAGATACAGACGGTACAGGCTATCTGATCACAGCATCCCGCAAAAATGGCGGGGCCAATGATACGATGGCTATTTTCAAAATGAACCCCAGCTATACTGGTGTGGAATCTTTTGTGGGCTGGCAATTCGAGAACGCCTATCGTGAAGCTCCTGCCGTTGTGAAAAAGGGCACTCGTTACTACCTTTTCACCTCCCAGGCTGCGGGCTGGTATCCAAATCAGGGCGCGTATGCAACCGCATCGTCCATGACGGGCACGTGGTCCGCTCTTACACCTTATGGCAACCCATCGGCCTTTGGCTCCCAAATCCATGATATTGCCACGATTACAGGCAGCAGCACCACATCCTATATTTATATGGGCGACCGCTGGAATCCACTGAATCTTGGTGAACATAAGCATATCTGGCTTCCCTTAACCTTGAATGATTCTAACGGAACCGCCTCACTGGAGTGGTACAAAGAGTGGAATATCGACGCTGTAACAGGCACAGTCACGCCCCCCTCTCTTGTTAATCACGCCCAAGGCAAAACGGCTACTGCCATCTCCACAGCTTCCGGTTCATCTGCATCCAATGTCAATGACGGCAACTATCAGACGTCCTGGGCAGCATCGTCCAATACTTGGCCCGCCTGGTGGCAAGTCGATTTCGGTTCACCCAAGACCATCACGGAGATCGACATTTCCTGGTTTATGTATAAAGGATCTGAGGGCTATTATAAATACAAAATCGAGATCAGCAACGATGGCGTCAACTACTCCACGCTGGATCGAACCAGCAACACCACCTATGGGTTTACGACAGATGCTGTTCATTTTACCGCCCGTTATGTACGCATCAATATGGTCAACGCTGTTCTGTGGAACAACCCGGGTAACTGGTACACCCCAACCCTGCATGAGGTCAAAATGTTAGGGCCAGCAACACCTGATGCGACAAATTACAGCCGTTTCAGTTCCTTCAATTATCCGGATCGGTACATCCGTCATTCCAATTTCACGGCACGGATCGACACCAACGTCTCACCTGTACTGGATTCACAATTCCGTGTTGTACCTGGCTTGGCCAGCTCTACAGGCATCTCACTGGAATCCATCAATTTTCCGGGCTACTTCCTGAATTGCAACACCAGCAACAAAATCGTACTTGAGGCGTACACGGATACCGTCACCTATGAAGGAGATGCAACTTTCCTGAGCAGCCCCGGCTGGGCAGACAGCTCCAGAGTATCGCTCCAATCGTACAGCCAGCCCGGATATTACATCCGGCATTACGATTATGTGTTGCAGATGGATCCCATCAGTGCCTCCAGCAGCGCAACGGTGAAGGGTGACGCCACGTTTGGGCGAAGCGATTTTTAGCCATTGGGAATGAGCACTAAGCGATCTATTTTCGGGATAGAGGCCGCCTCTTCAGATTTATGACTGAAGGAGTGGCCTCTTTCGTAGTCCAACATTACCGGACACACAGACTCTAAATGAATTTTCATAGCTTATTGACGATATCCATGAATGCCTTCATATTGTATGTGTCGTCCTGAATGCGCCATTCCCCTTGTTCCTGTAAAAAGGTAATCTCCCCTTCTAACGGAATGGTCTTCGTTTCTTCTCCATCATCATTCGTAAATACCAAATGTAGCGTGTACTCCACGAGCATCCAATCGTTTTTACTTTCTTTAATCTTCGCTTTTATATCTTCAGCATGCAGTGACGCATCTTCTCTGTCTGCCACCTGGAATGGCAACCCTATACTACTTCTTTCAAGATTCCGTTCCGTCAGGAAGGGCTTCAATATCTCTTTTTTGGCTAGCATCTTTTCTACGGTTAATAATTCTTCACCCTCCTTGTTATCGACTGCAAACTCCACCGTTTTATATTCCAAGGTCATTTCAAGAGCTTGCTGCTCTTCCTGGGCAGATGCCTTTTGATTCGTCAATATACTCAACTGACTAATTGAATATGGAGCTGGCTCTTGAATACTTTCGTTTTTTTGGGACTCGTTACACCCCATCATTACGACAGACATCAGAGTAACTGTTCCGATGAAATAATATAATTTACGCAAAATCATCCTCCATCCTGTGCGTTCTTGTTATCGGCTGCAGCTGAATACATAAGCGGGCGGCAGGTTACGGTACACCCTTGTCATGCTTACGTTTTCGAAAAACTGCATCAGCAAGCCCTGTTTGAGCAGCGTGTACTGAAAAGTAATGAACTTGCCATCCTGCTTCAAAAATTGCCTCGATTTACCCAAAATGTCCAGTGACACATCCACAGGCAAGCTGGCAAACGGAAGCCCGGATACAATGTAATCGGCCTTGTTCACTCCGTATTGCCGCAAATACTGATCCACATGCACAGCAGAATCATGAACGATGTGTACATTCTGATGGTGACCGTACTTTTTGCGCAGCATATGGCAGAAACGGGCGTTGTTTTCAATCAGGATCAGGACGGTTCCCGGTTGTCTTGTAGCAAGCAGTTTTTCTGTAAATACCCCAGTACCTGGTCCATACTCCACAATGCATGAAGCACCTTCAAATACGATGTCCTTCACCATCTTTGCCGCCAAAACTTCTGAGCTGGGAGCAATTGCTCCAATCCATCGGGGACACTGGATGTATTGCTTCAAGAAGGATAAACACTCCATGCTGTCCGACCCCCTAAGCTTGATTTCTGAGATCACTATAGAATTCCAAATTGAAGAAGCCATCAAACCGAGGAGAATAGGAGAAAAATGATGAGAATTTGAGAGCATGAAATATCGTATTCGGAGTGGATAAAGCTTGCTAATGCTGCGGGGTAAACGTGAAGGAAACAAAAAAGAAGCCTGTCGGATTACTCCTTAGGCCCTTAAATATAATCAAACTGAAATACCTAAATAACGATTAACGGTTTGAAAATCTGAAGATCAGTTTTTCTCCATCATGGGTATGACCCTGAAGCTCCACATAGTTTCCCTGGGTATAGTTCGATACAGTTTTTCGCCAAAAGTGTTGACCTACTTTATTTTTCTCCGAAGGATTCGTGAACAACTCCCATCGTCCCCGATATCTCCGGAATACCTCTTTTGCAGCATACTCTGCAATTCCCACACCTCTGAATGGCTGCATCAGAAAGAATTCATGTACAAAGAAATCCGTGTCTGCCGAACAATGAGGCGGAGTAGCCACAAATACAAAACCTGCCGGCACGCTATCTACTCTAATCAAAAATGCATAGAGGATGTTCGGTTTTTCCCACCATATGTTCTGGACATCATATTGATCTTGCAACGTTTTGTAATCATCACCCATTTCGAAAATCCCATGTTGATTCGGAGTGTATTCTGCTCTCAGACCATAATGTCCGGATAAATCATGAAGGTAGAGAGGATACATGTTTTTGATGATATATGCCTCAGTGTTATGTGTTAATTGTACGTCAATTCTCATATTGGCTTCCCTCCCCCTCCATAGCTGAAGTAATGTTTTATTAGGAACAGTTCTATAATCTCATTGTATTGGTCTTCTTTCGCACAATATAGGCAGCAAACCATTTAAACTAATCCCTGCACAAAAAGCCACATTCGATTTCTCGAATGCAGCTCTACCCTTTAATCACTTTTTGGAATATACAATTTTCTTGATACTGTCGATGGATAAACAAAATTGTTCTATGAGTTGGTCGATGGACATGCCCGCAGCGAATAGCCGGCGAATCTCATCATTCCTTTGCTTCAACATGATCCGGCTGCCCGAACTCTCGCCCCATTTTCGATGGGCTTCCTTCGGTTTGGGGATATACACCAATCCACCAGGAATATGGCGCTGGATTTCCTTCAATAATGATTCTGGAAGGATCGTGTCTGCATTAATATATTTCATATTGCTCCGCTCCTTAAAAGTTAAGATCTTTAAGGCAGCAGAGTCAACCGATGAACACTTGTTATACGAACTATACGAGTGTGGCGGAAATGGATTTCAAGCTCTATACAAACAACCGCCGTTGTTCATCGCATGGACTCTGCATAGAGCGGATCGTAAAACTTCTTATGAACTGAATCATGGTAGCCCCCCATTCGGTGATCCTATATTAGTTACTTCCATGGTACTATTATATGTTCCATATGAGAACACAATATCCTTTTACAACATTCAATACTGATTCAAACTCCGTTCCAGCATCTCTCTCACTTGTTGTTGCAGCTCCAGCGGCTCAATCACCTTTACTTCTGGCCCGAAGGAGAGCAGCCTCCGCGCTGTAAAAGGAAACTCTTCAGGCGGAACCAGTCCTCGCCATTCATTACCTTCAACCGACTTGAACAGTACATCTGACCCTGCCAGTCTCGCCCCAAAATCCGTGAATTGCAGCACGACTTCTATGCTTTCTCTCTCTTCCTTCAA includes:
- a CDS encoding class I SAM-dependent methyltransferase, whose product is MECLSFLKQYIQCPRWIGAIAPSSEVLAAKMVKDIVFEGASCIVEYGPGTGVFTEKLLATRQPGTVLILIENNARFCHMLRKKYGHHQNVHIVHDSAVHVDQYLRQYGVNKADYIVSGLPFASLPVDVSLDILGKSRQFLKQDGKFITFQYTLLKQGLLMQFFENVSMTRVYRNLPPAYVFSCSR
- a CDS encoding CD3324 family protein, with the protein product MKYINADTILPESLLKEIQRHIPGGLVYIPKPKEAHRKWGESSGSRIMLKQRNDEIRRLFAAGMSIDQLIEQFCLSIDSIKKIVYSKK
- a CDS encoding AbfB domain-containing protein, with the translated sequence MLTMFGLHPEPTSAASVTITNGTDWLDTAGNPIQANSGNILKVGSTYYWYGEHAVSGKFDSVNVYTSTDLKNWTFSNAILTKDSATELASSKIERPKVIYNASTKQYVLWAHYENGTDYNLGRVAVATSSTPNGKFTYEGSFRPLDYESRDMTVFVDTDGTGYLITASRKNGGANDTMAIFKMNPSYTGVESFVGWQFENAYREAPAVVKKGTRYYLFTSQAAGWYPNQGAYATASSMTGTWSALTPYGNPSAFGSQIHDIATITGSSTTSYIYMGDRWNPLNLGEHKHIWLPLTLNDSNGTASLEWYKEWNIDAVTGTVTPPSLVNHAQGKTATAISTASGSSASNVNDGNYQTSWAASSNTWPAWWQVDFGSPKTITEIDISWFMYKGSEGYYKYKIEISNDGVNYSTLDRTSNTTYGFTTDAVHFTARYVRINMVNAVLWNNPGNWYTPTLHEVKMLGPATPDATNYSRFSSFNYPDRYIRHSNFTARIDTNVSPVLDSQFRVVPGLASSTGISLESINFPGYFLNCNTSNKIVLEAYTDTVTYEGDATFLSSPGWADSSRVSLQSYSQPGYYIRHYDYVLQMDPISASSSATVKGDATFGRSDF